From Acidimicrobiales bacterium, one genomic window encodes:
- a CDS encoding SDR family oxidoreductase: MAGFLEGKNIAITGGGAGIGKAIALAAAAEGANIVVADYGVSMDGSDPSSEVADAAVAEIEAAGGKAVAVAGDISEFDVGEAVVAAAVDNWGSIDGVVCPAGVLRERMLFNMSEDEWDHVVAVHLKGHFNVYRAAFARMRKQDTGGSLVGFTSGAFTASTAQPNYSAAKGGIVSLTRSAAMTAASIKLRGGPSINANCIAPVAKTRMSENVPFEIETGEPEDIAPMAIYLMSDAGREINAQIYTVVGRRISVWNQPQELRTMWAGGDQWSPEEIAQMLPSTVGQEPNPFIADLERRMADMAAKESAAQEKKS, translated from the coding sequence GTGGCCGGATTCCTCGAAGGCAAGAACATCGCAATCACCGGTGGCGGCGCGGGCATCGGCAAGGCCATCGCCCTCGCGGCAGCCGCCGAGGGCGCCAACATCGTCGTCGCCGACTACGGCGTCTCGATGGACGGCAGCGATCCCTCCAGCGAGGTGGCCGACGCCGCGGTGGCCGAGATCGAAGCCGCCGGCGGCAAGGCCGTCGCCGTGGCCGGCGACATCAGTGAGTTCGATGTCGGCGAGGCCGTCGTCGCCGCCGCGGTCGACAACTGGGGCTCCATCGACGGCGTCGTCTGCCCGGCCGGCGTGCTGCGCGAGCGGATGCTCTTCAACATGAGCGAAGACGAGTGGGACCATGTCGTCGCGGTGCACCTCAAGGGGCACTTCAACGTCTACCGGGCCGCCTTCGCCCGCATGCGCAAGCAGGACACCGGCGGTTCGCTCGTCGGCTTCACGTCCGGCGCGTTCACGGCGTCGACCGCGCAGCCGAACTACTCGGCGGCCAAGGGTGGCATCGTCAGCCTCACCCGCTCGGCGGCCATGACCGCGGCCAGCATCAAGCTCCGCGGCGGTCCGTCGATCAATGCCAACTGCATCGCCCCCGTGGCCAAGACCCGCATGAGCGAGAACGTGCCGTTCGAGATCGAGACCGGCGAGCCCGAGGACATCGCACCGATGGCCATCTACCTGATGAGCGACGCCGGTCGCGAGATCAACGCCCAGATCTACACGGTGGTCGGTCGACGGATCTCCGTCTGGAACCAGCCCCAGGAGCTGCGCACGATGTGGGCCGGTGGCGATCAGTGGTCTCCCGAGGAGATCGCCCAGATGCTGCCGAGCACCGTCGGGCAGGAGCCGAATCCCTTCATCGCCGATCTCGAGCGGCGCATGGCCGACATGGCCGCCAAAGAGAGCGCTGCGCAAGAGAAGAAGAGCTGA
- a CDS encoding EAL domain-containing protein, producing the protein MNHEREAATVTGDRSRADVLARLARTTDPETIDLTRAIEARTELDRLGSPALLVDLDGTVLDTNTQVDRLGIDRASVRGRALWAAPLWAIDDPSSTLAPLVEAGAEGRAGQRTIDIGGVAPRPGRVSLTPIIDDRRAVAVLLVELRGLADSRETDALIAATTQALAAAEDIFRAVAEHTSDLVCLHDPAGTFTYVSPSCRRLLDLDPASLLGSHPVDISHTATRDALVQAIHDAGRRGSDPIRFRHRLRHRNGSFRWFETAITPILAPDGTVRQLQSSSRDITEQRETEQSLIKQAFHDELTGLPNRALLIDRMTHALAASERSHQPIGVLFIDLDGFKTINDTLGHPVGDTALTKVAERLTAIVRPGDTLARIGGDEFVMLCAGTDGARGATAVARRILDAFAQPFVLEGREIAIGASIGIATSIGSAEPNQIIENADIARYEAKHEGRNRFAIHDETDQSLALERIDTEEALRRAVDNQELRLHYQPELDLESGRIVGFEALVRWQRPDGRLIPPGEFIPLAEETGIIVDIGRWVIAEACRQASLWRVHRTPDQEPVRIWVNLSARQLGDPDLVPFVQRTVAEAGISTDEICLEITESALMDDAQAATEQLDQLRRIGISLGIDDFGTGWSQFAYLQRLPLDVLKIDRSFVSGLASDHAAATIVAAIIDLAHALGLIVIAEGVESEDQLAVLRELDCDQALGFLFSEPREAAAFDHALDDN; encoded by the coding sequence GTGAACCACGAGCGCGAAGCCGCGACCGTGACCGGCGACCGATCCCGCGCCGACGTGCTCGCGCGTTTGGCTCGGACGACAGACCCGGAAACAATCGATCTGACCAGAGCCATCGAGGCCCGCACCGAGCTCGATCGGCTGGGCAGCCCCGCGTTGCTGGTCGACCTCGACGGCACCGTTCTCGACACCAACACCCAGGTCGACCGTCTCGGTATCGATCGTGCCTCCGTTCGCGGTCGAGCGCTCTGGGCCGCGCCCCTGTGGGCGATCGACGATCCGTCGTCCACCCTCGCCCCGCTGGTCGAAGCGGGCGCCGAAGGTCGGGCCGGACAGCGCACCATCGACATCGGTGGCGTGGCGCCCCGGCCGGGACGGGTCTCCCTCACGCCGATCATCGACGACCGTCGAGCGGTCGCCGTACTGCTCGTCGAGCTCCGGGGCCTGGCCGACAGCCGCGAGACCGACGCCCTGATCGCCGCGACCACGCAGGCCCTCGCTGCGGCCGAGGACATCTTCCGGGCCGTCGCCGAGCACACGTCCGACCTCGTGTGTCTCCACGACCCGGCAGGAACATTCACCTACGTGTCGCCCTCGTGCCGCCGCCTCCTCGACCTCGACCCTGCATCGCTGCTCGGAAGCCACCCCGTCGACATTTCACACACCGCCACCCGGGACGCGCTCGTGCAGGCCATCCACGACGCCGGCCGACGCGGCTCCGACCCCATCCGCTTCCGCCATCGACTCCGCCACCGCAACGGATCGTTCCGCTGGTTCGAAACCGCGATCACCCCGATCCTCGCCCCCGACGGCACGGTCCGGCAGTTGCAGTCGTCGAGCCGTGACATCACCGAACAGCGAGAAACCGAGCAGAGCCTGATCAAGCAGGCGTTTCACGACGAACTCACCGGACTCCCCAATCGCGCGCTGCTCATCGACCGGATGACCCACGCACTGGCCGCGAGCGAACGGTCGCACCAACCGATCGGCGTGCTGTTCATCGATCTCGACGGTTTCAAGACCATCAACGACACCCTCGGCCATCCGGTGGGCGACACCGCGCTCACCAAGGTCGCCGAGCGTCTCACCGCCATCGTCCGTCCCGGCGACACGCTCGCCCGGATCGGCGGCGACGAGTTCGTCATGCTGTGCGCCGGCACCGACGGCGCTCGCGGTGCCACTGCCGTGGCCCGTCGCATCCTCGACGCCTTCGCCCAGCCGTTCGTGCTCGAGGGTCGCGAGATCGCGATCGGCGCGTCGATCGGCATCGCCACCTCCATCGGGTCGGCCGAACCGAATCAGATCATCGAGAACGCCGACATCGCGCGATACGAGGCGAAGCACGAGGGTCGCAACCGGTTCGCGATCCACGACGAGACCGACCAGTCGCTCGCTCTGGAGCGCATCGACACCGAAGAGGCGTTGCGGCGCGCCGTCGACAACCAGGAACTCCGCCTCCACTACCAGCCCGAACTCGACCTCGAGTCCGGGCGTATCGTCGGGTTCGAAGCGCTCGTGCGTTGGCAACGGCCCGACGGGCGACTCATTCCGCCCGGCGAGTTCATCCCGCTGGCCGAGGAGACGGGCATCATCGTCGACATCGGTCGATGGGTCATCGCCGAGGCCTGCCGTCAGGCCTCGCTGTGGCGCGTCCATCGCACGCCCGACCAGGAACCCGTGCGCATCTGGGTCAACCTGTCGGCCCGCCAGCTCGGCGATCCCGATCTCGTGCCGTTCGTCCAGCGCACCGTGGCCGAGGCCGGGATCTCCACCGACGAGATCTGCCTCGAGATCACCGAGTCCGCGCTCATGGACGACGCCCAAGCAGCGACCGAGCAGCTGGACCAGCTCCGGCGCATCGGCATCAGCCTCGGCATCGACGACTTCGGCACCGGCTGGTCACAGTTCGCCTACCTCCAACGGCTGCCCCTCGATGTGCTGAAGATCGACCGCTCGTTCGTGTCCGGGCTCGCCTCCGATCACGCGGCCGCCACGATCGTCGCGGCGATCATCGATCTCGCCCATGCGCTCGGACTGATCGTGATCGCGGAGGGCGTCGAGTCAGAGGATCAGTTGGCGGTGCTCCGCGAGCTCGATTGCGACCAGGCGCTCGGCTTCCTGTTCTCCGAACCGCGCGAAGCCGCGGCCTTCGATCACGCGCTCGACGACAACTGA
- a CDS encoding NfeD family protein: MSALYLFFLAVGAPLLLWMTFVGDADGGDGFSLDMDGDGDMTVVPLSAVAAFMTTFGGIGMIGQLTGSGFVATLVLALVLSLGVGYAAHRLFKWIKAPGASSQVTDAELEGKIARVSLPITDDHRGRIVLDMAGAREQMTAAPADGSSMAVGEPVVIVRIERGVALVAPMIPDLSLE, from the coding sequence ATGAGTGCGCTGTACCTCTTCTTCCTCGCCGTCGGGGCGCCGCTACTCCTCTGGATGACGTTTGTCGGCGATGCCGATGGCGGCGACGGCTTCAGCCTCGACATGGACGGCGACGGCGACATGACGGTCGTGCCGCTGTCCGCGGTTGCGGCGTTCATGACGACCTTCGGCGGCATCGGCATGATCGGGCAGCTGACCGGCTCGGGTTTCGTCGCGACGCTGGTTCTCGCCCTCGTCCTCTCGCTCGGTGTGGGCTACGCGGCCCACCGTCTCTTCAAGTGGATCAAAGCCCCCGGCGCGTCGAGCCAGGTGACCGACGCCGAGCTCGAAGGCAAGATCGCGCGGGTCTCGCTTCCGATCACCGACGACCATCGCGGAAGGATCGTCCTCGACATGGCCGGCGCCCGAGAACAGATGACGGCCGCGCCGGCGGATGGATCGTCGATGGCTGTCGGTGAACCAGTCGTGATCGTGCGGATCGAGCGGGGGGTCGCGCTCGTGGCCCCCATGATCCCGGATCTCTCACTCGAATGA
- a CDS encoding cyclic nucleotide-binding domain-containing protein produces MALVEQLAEIELFSELTKKELKKVASFMTPITVKAGRDLTVQGQPGREFMIIAEGEATVRRNGRVIARYKPGDFFGELAVIAGVPRTATVTADTDMTVEALNRREFSSMLDESSKLAKKILVGAVKRLHELEEGVVR; encoded by the coding sequence ATGGCACTCGTAGAGCAGCTCGCCGAGATCGAACTCTTCTCGGAGCTCACCAAGAAGGAACTCAAGAAGGTTGCGTCCTTCATGACTCCCATCACGGTGAAAGCCGGCCGTGATCTCACGGTGCAGGGCCAGCCCGGCCGCGAGTTCATGATCATCGCCGAAGGCGAGGCCACGGTCCGCCGCAACGGTCGGGTGATCGCCCGCTACAAGCCCGGCGACTTCTTCGGCGAACTCGCCGTGATCGCCGGGGTGCCCCGGACGGCCACCGTCACCGCCGACACCGACATGACCGTCGAGGCGCTCAACCGACGAGAGTTCAGCTCGATGCTCGATGAGAGCTCCAAGCTCGCGAAGAAGATTCTCGTCGGTGCGGTGAAGCGCCTGCACGAGCTCGAAGAAGGCGTCGTCCGCTAG
- a CDS encoding SPFH domain-containing protein: MGLIIGAGLLVVFVLLAIISIASSVLVICPPNRVAIITGRKRTLSDGRTVGYRIIKGGRAYKMPIFEQVAWMDLNTIPLEVSVTNAYSKGTIPLNVQGIANVKISSKEGVLENAAERFLNVPNAQIGQIAKETLEANLRGVLATLSPEEVNEDRLLFSQKLIDEADDDIKTLGLDLDVMKIQNVTDDNLYLESVGRRLTAEVVKEARVAEANRQSESEQAEANARQLAQIATVQAERKIVEEQNMLRVRTAELDAIARAKEEEASVAGDIARATAEQDLEQQRIELERRRLEANVVTPARANLEAKQLNAQAEAAKIVEDGKAQVEVFRRLTEQYQAAGEDGQRIFVLNMLPDLVDKIVSTVNGITIDRVAVVDGGGNGNGNGGIPAFVSQLPGAVVSLTEQIEAATGVDILGSMRDATKFDDSADQDDDADHGDSELPPPPPAPDGE, from the coding sequence ATGGGATTAATCATCGGCGCAGGTCTTCTGGTCGTATTCGTTCTGTTGGCGATCATCTCGATAGCAAGTTCGGTCCTGGTTATCTGCCCCCCGAACCGCGTCGCGATCATCACCGGACGCAAGCGCACACTCTCCGACGGTCGGACGGTCGGCTACCGCATCATCAAGGGCGGCCGCGCCTACAAGATGCCCATCTTCGAGCAGGTGGCGTGGATGGACCTCAACACGATCCCGCTCGAGGTGTCGGTGACCAACGCTTACTCGAAGGGCACCATCCCGCTGAACGTCCAGGGCATCGCCAACGTCAAGATCTCGAGCAAGGAAGGTGTGCTCGAGAATGCGGCCGAGCGTTTTCTCAACGTGCCCAACGCCCAGATCGGTCAGATCGCGAAGGAGACCCTCGAGGCGAACCTCCGCGGTGTTCTGGCCACGCTCTCGCCGGAAGAGGTCAACGAGGATCGGCTCCTCTTCTCGCAGAAGCTCATCGACGAAGCCGACGATGACATCAAGACGTTGGGTCTCGATCTCGACGTGATGAAGATCCAGAACGTCACCGACGACAACCTCTATCTCGAGTCGGTCGGTCGGCGACTCACCGCTGAGGTGGTGAAGGAGGCGCGGGTCGCCGAGGCGAATCGGCAGTCCGAGTCCGAGCAGGCGGAGGCCAACGCCCGTCAGCTGGCCCAGATCGCCACCGTGCAGGCCGAACGCAAGATCGTCGAGGAGCAGAACATGTTGCGGGTGCGCACCGCAGAACTCGACGCGATCGCTCGCGCGAAGGAAGAGGAGGCGTCGGTGGCCGGCGACATCGCCCGCGCCACAGCCGAGCAGGACCTCGAGCAGCAACGCATCGAGCTGGAGCGTCGTCGCCTCGAGGCCAACGTGGTCACGCCGGCCCGCGCGAACCTCGAGGCCAAGCAGCTCAATGCCCAGGCCGAGGCGGCGAAGATCGTCGAGGACGGCAAGGCACAGGTCGAGGTGTTCCGTCGCTTGACCGAGCAATACCAGGCGGCCGGTGAAGACGGTCAGCGCATCTTCGTGCTCAACATGCTGCCGGACCTCGTGGACAAGATCGTGTCCACCGTCAACGGCATCACCATCGACCGTGTCGCCGTGGTCGACGGCGGTGGGAACGGCAACGGCAACGGTGGGATCCCTGCCTTCGTCTCGCAGCTGCCGGGGGCCGTGGTCAGCCTCACCGAACAGATCGAGGCCGCGACCGGCGTCGACATCCTCGGGAGCATGCGCGATGCCACCAAGTTCGACGACTCCGCCGACCAGGACGACGACGCCGATCATGGTGACTCCGAACTCCCGCCGCCGCCCCCGGCGCCGGACGGGGAGTAG
- a CDS encoding TetR family transcriptional regulator, with amino-acid sequence MSSSTDASTPQRRADGKAARRGRVVEAAMHLAAEGGYEAVQMREVAEQANVSLGTIYRYFAGKDDLLLAGLAGWVSVLRRRIERDGHVDGSAADRLADVLGQAANAAEGAPVLMGALITALTTTDPAAAQYKFRVDSEVMEMIVDAIGDEPGVDAAGVARVVGHVWLSAISRWVGGLTDAGSVEAELRHTVLMLLGDRR; translated from the coding sequence ATGTCTTCGTCGACCGACGCCTCGACCCCGCAGCGACGGGCCGATGGAAAGGCGGCGCGGCGCGGGCGAGTCGTCGAGGCGGCGATGCACCTGGCGGCCGAGGGCGGCTACGAGGCGGTCCAGATGCGAGAGGTGGCCGAACAGGCCAACGTCTCGCTCGGGACGATCTACCGCTACTTCGCAGGCAAGGACGATCTGCTGCTCGCCGGTCTCGCAGGATGGGTCAGCGTGCTGCGGCGTCGTATCGAACGGGACGGTCACGTCGACGGAAGCGCGGCTGATCGTCTTGCCGACGTGCTCGGGCAGGCGGCGAACGCAGCCGAGGGCGCGCCCGTGTTGATGGGTGCGCTCATCACGGCGCTGACCACCACCGATCCGGCCGCGGCGCAGTACAAGTTCCGGGTCGACTCAGAGGTGATGGAGATGATCGTGGACGCCATCGGCGACGAGCCGGGGGTCGACGCGGCCGGCGTCGCCCGGGTCGTGGGCCACGTGTGGCTGTCCGCGATCAGCCGTTGGGTCGGCGGGCTGACCGATGCCGGGAGCGTCGAAGCGGAGCTCCGTCACACCGTGCTCATGCTGCTCGGTGACCGACGCTGA
- a CDS encoding SDR family oxidoreductase, with protein sequence MPQEPEGRNLLTGKRVVVTAAAGTGIGSAVAKRALLEGAAVLISDIHERRLGETADRLAEETGRRPHTQICNVTVEDDVQGLVAAAIAALGGIDVMMNNAGLGGSVRLVDMTDEQWSAVLGVTLDGTMRCTRAVLRHMIDAGIEGAIVNNASVVGWRAQDEQCHYAAAKAGVMALTRCSAIEAAEHGIRVNAVAPSIAMHAFLAKVSDENLLDQLSEREAFGRAAEPWEVANVMVFLASDLASYMTGEVLSVSSQHP encoded by the coding sequence GTGCCGCAGGAGCCGGAGGGTCGCAACCTCCTCACCGGGAAGCGCGTCGTCGTCACCGCGGCGGCGGGCACCGGCATCGGCTCGGCCGTGGCCAAGCGCGCCCTGCTCGAGGGCGCGGCGGTGCTCATCTCCGACATCCACGAACGCCGACTCGGCGAGACGGCAGACCGTCTGGCCGAGGAGACGGGTCGCCGGCCCCACACCCAGATCTGCAACGTGACGGTGGAGGACGACGTCCAGGGACTCGTCGCCGCGGCCATCGCCGCTCTGGGCGGCATCGACGTGATGATGAACAACGCCGGCCTGGGTGGTTCGGTGCGCCTCGTCGACATGACCGACGAGCAATGGAGTGCCGTGTTGGGTGTGACGCTCGACGGCACGATGCGGTGCACCCGAGCCGTGCTGCGTCACATGATCGACGCGGGCATCGAGGGCGCGATCGTGAACAACGCGTCGGTCGTCGGCTGGCGCGCCCAGGACGAGCAGTGTCACTACGCAGCGGCCAAGGCCGGCGTGATGGCGCTCACCCGGTGCTCGGCGATCGAGGCGGCCGAGCACGGCATCCGCGTCAACGCGGTGGCACCGAGCATCGCCATGCACGCGTTTCTGGCCAAGGTCAGCGACGAAAACCTGCTCGACCAGTTGTCCGAGCGCGAAGCTTTCGGCCGCGCCGCCGAGCCATGGGAAGTGGCGAACGTGATGGTCTTTCTCGCCAGCGACCTCGCCAGCTACATGACCGGCGAGGTCCTCTCGGTCAGCAGCCAGCACCCCTGA
- a CDS encoding phosphotransferase family protein yields the protein MPQSAEVRGLDPGSVSRWLDAHVSEAHGPFEFSLIAAGGSNLTYRVRDAAGREFALRRPPEGTALETAHDTDREWRIMSALSDAGVVPVPGCVARCDDASVTGAAFYVMEFVDGTILRTAADGGAFDEADAARATAALVDGQVAFHTLDLTAVGLADLGRHDAYVTRQLKRWKTQIERADARPVPLIHELHTVLTARTPAERARPALAHGDYRFDNVVLGADLSLAAVLDWELCTTGDPIADFAWSMQYWAEPGDDITWLTDPPTSSSHFPRRDEVIARYETATGFDLSDYPFYEAFSWWKQACIVEGVYARRLRGSQGGMAQIGPPSIIADRVDVMLDHAHSLVNALD from the coding sequence GTGCCGCAATCCGCCGAGGTTCGCGGTCTCGACCCCGGGTCGGTGAGCCGCTGGCTCGACGCACACGTCAGCGAAGCACACGGTCCCTTCGAGTTCTCGCTCATCGCAGCGGGAGGCTCCAACCTGACGTATCGCGTGCGCGACGCGGCGGGCCGGGAGTTCGCCCTGCGTCGACCCCCCGAGGGCACCGCGCTCGAGACGGCTCACGACACCGACCGCGAGTGGCGCATCATGTCGGCGCTGTCCGACGCCGGGGTCGTCCCGGTCCCCGGTTGCGTCGCCCGGTGCGATGACGCATCCGTCACCGGCGCGGCCTTCTACGTGATGGAGTTCGTCGACGGCACCATCCTGCGCACCGCCGCCGACGGCGGTGCGTTCGACGAGGCCGACGCCGCCCGTGCGACCGCCGCGCTGGTCGACGGCCAGGTGGCGTTCCACACACTCGACCTCACCGCCGTCGGACTCGCCGATCTCGGCCGTCACGACGCCTATGTGACCCGCCAGCTCAAGCGGTGGAAGACCCAGATCGAACGGGCCGACGCCCGCCCGGTCCCGCTCATCCACGAACTCCACACTGTGCTCACCGCCCGAACGCCGGCCGAGCGAGCCCGACCCGCGCTGGCCCATGGCGACTATCGCTTCGACAACGTCGTCCTCGGTGCGGACCTGTCGTTGGCCGCGGTGCTCGACTGGGAACTGTGCACCACCGGCGACCCGATCGCCGACTTCGCCTGGTCGATGCAGTACTGGGCCGAACCGGGCGACGACATCACCTGGCTGACCGATCCGCCGACCTCCTCGTCGCACTTCCCCCGCCGGGACGAGGTCATCGCCCGCTACGAGACCGCCACCGGGTTCGACCTCTCGGACTATCCGTTCTACGAGGCGTTCTCGTGGTGGAAGCAGGCGTGCATCGTCGAGGGTGTCTACGCCCGGCGCCTCCGCGGCAGCCAGGGTGGCATGGCGCAGATCGGCCCGCCGTCGATCATCGCCGACCGCGTCGATGTCATGCTCGACCACGCGCACTCCCTCGTGAACGCGCTCGACTGA
- a CDS encoding cyclase family protein: MSFNAFFHEVSAEVRNWGRWGADDRIGTLNLITPDAIAAAAATVEHGRAISLAIDLKHDGVQIGQIPTRINPVHVMGTIDHPDLGDPDGDAMVPHFSDDMVTMGLQAGTHWDGLAHVSYGHRLYNDIPASTITARGGAEVLGIEHVRALVGRGVLLDIPGSKGLDRLPDNHEVTGADLDAAAEWAGVDIAAGDIVLIRTGRIQLYLNGSAQAYTMGEAGTADSPGPGIDAVRWFHRNDIAAAATDTYMFEVFPPPDWDNVLAVHCLAVVDMGFTQGQNWQLEELAAVCREYGRHTFLLSASPEPVVGATGAPVVPVAVF, from the coding sequence ATGTCGTTCAACGCCTTCTTCCACGAAGTGTCCGCCGAAGTTCGCAACTGGGGCCGCTGGGGTGCCGACGATCGCATCGGCACCCTCAACCTCATCACGCCCGACGCGATCGCCGCGGCCGCAGCCACGGTCGAACATGGCCGCGCCATCTCGCTGGCGATCGACCTGAAGCACGACGGGGTGCAGATCGGCCAGATCCCGACCCGCATCAACCCTGTGCACGTGATGGGCACGATCGACCACCCGGACCTCGGTGACCCCGACGGCGATGCGATGGTTCCCCACTTCAGTGACGACATGGTCACGATGGGCCTCCAGGCCGGCACCCACTGGGATGGTCTCGCCCATGTGAGCTACGGCCACCGGCTGTACAACGACATTCCCGCGTCGACCATCACCGCGCGAGGTGGTGCCGAGGTCCTCGGCATCGAGCACGTGCGCGCGCTGGTCGGACGCGGAGTCCTGCTCGACATACCCGGATCGAAGGGGCTCGACCGTCTCCCCGACAACCACGAGGTCACCGGGGCCGACCTCGACGCGGCCGCCGAGTGGGCCGGCGTCGACATCGCTGCAGGCGACATCGTCCTCATCCGCACGGGACGCATTCAGCTCTATCTGAACGGCAGCGCGCAGGCCTACACGATGGGTGAGGCCGGCACGGCCGACAGCCCGGGCCCCGGCATCGACGCCGTGCGGTGGTTCCACCGCAACGACATCGCCGCCGCCGCAACCGACACCTACATGTTCGAGGTGTTCCCTCCGCCGGACTGGGACAACGTCCTTGCCGTGCACTGTCTGGCCGTGGTCGACATGGGATTCACCCAGGGTCAGAACTGGCAACTCGAGGAGCTGGCCGCGGTTTGTCGCGAGTACGGGCGCCACACATTCCTGCTGAGCGCGAGCCCCGAACCGGTGGTCGGCGCCACGGGCGCACCGGTCGTTCCCGTGGCCGTTTTCTGA
- a CDS encoding Crp/Fnr family transcriptional regulator — protein MPTGFLDELGDAAPAWRQQMLRRRYGKDEPIFHEGETGDTFHVIEKGRVLIEVSTVRGDVAALAVRGPGEVLGELAIVGDGLRTARVTALEPTETLSLTQARLDDLRRADAGVDRRLLEILAARLAETMAQLMEVLFTPVETRVLRVLLRLADVFDNGVEPVVVRVRQEDIAAMAGTRRQTANRPLKAAETAGAILVGRGRVEVLDRALLERLAR, from the coding sequence ATGCCCACGGGATTTCTCGACGAGCTCGGCGACGCGGCGCCGGCGTGGCGGCAGCAGATGCTGCGCCGCCGCTACGGCAAGGACGAGCCGATATTCCACGAAGGCGAGACCGGCGACACGTTCCACGTGATCGAGAAGGGGCGCGTCCTGATCGAGGTCTCCACCGTTCGCGGCGACGTCGCGGCATTGGCCGTGCGGGGCCCCGGCGAGGTACTCGGTGAGCTCGCCATCGTCGGTGATGGCCTCCGCACCGCCCGGGTCACAGCCCTCGAACCGACCGAGACGCTGTCGCTCACACAAGCGCGACTCGACGATCTCCGGCGGGCCGACGCCGGGGTCGACCGGCGACTCCTCGAGATCCTCGCGGCACGCCTCGCCGAAACCATGGCGCAGCTGATGGAAGTCCTGTTCACCCCCGTCGAGACACGCGTCCTTCGTGTGCTGCTCCGCCTCGCCGACGTCTTCGACAACGGCGTCGAGCCGGTGGTCGTCCGGGTACGTCAGGAAGACATCGCCGCGATGGCCGGCACCCGTCGACAAACCGCGAACCGTCCGCTCAAGGCTGCGGAAACGGCGGGCGCAATCCTGGTGGGCCGGGGGCGAGTGGAAGTACTCGACCGGGCACTCCTCGAACGCCTCGCTCGTTGA